One stretch of Desulfovibrio sp. JC022 DNA includes these proteins:
- a CDS encoding acyltransferase, which yields MNAGVLRLIHGGGLIAIGARTTIIEAELISFEVGTKLVIGEDCLISEGVRAWTGDAHSIVDAETGKRINYGRDITVANHVWIGLEALLLKGATVGRDSILGVRTVLSKEIPPQSLAAGNPAKVIKNNVTWTPDVFYEKGCNPLVDGENVK from the coding sequence ATGAATGCTGGTGTTTTACGCCTTATCCATGGAGGAGGCCTAATAGCGATAGGTGCAAGAACCACAATCATCGAAGCGGAGTTGATTTCATTTGAAGTTGGCACCAAACTCGTTATCGGAGAGGATTGTCTCATAAGTGAAGGAGTACGGGCCTGGACAGGCGATGCCCACTCGATTGTTGACGCCGAGACAGGAAAGCGCATCAACTATGGTCGGGACATAACCGTAGCCAACCATGTTTGGATTGGCCTTGAAGCCTTGCTGCTGAAGGGAGCAACTGTGGGGCGTGATTCAATACTTGGTGTCCGAACTGTTCTCAGTAAAGAAATTCCGCCGCAGTCCCTTGCTGCCGGTAACCCCGCAAAAGTAATTAAGAACAACGTAACATGGACTCCCGATGTGTTTTACGAAAAGGGGTGCAATCCCTTGGTAGACGGTGAGAATGTAAAATAG
- a CDS encoding AMP-binding protein: protein MSLQDTPTLKNALALSADKYADRPAVCFVGEAPMTYREFKKLVDDISLLLHSRSITKGDKVAILSENMPNWSAAYLAITCMGAIAIPILTEFHEGAVHHILRHSESKAIFVSERLTPKVDEYESDNLHTVITLNDFSLSTADGLRQTFKEGIIQARKSFEQVKEQVKERISKELEKYTDMGKEYVRPSTEIDVNDVAAILYTSGTTGSSKGVILTHRNIVFNAMASANIIDVNTEDRLVSVLPLAHTFECTLGMVLPLIHGASIHYLRKPPTPKTLLPAMGKVKPTLLLIVPLIIEKIFKNRVQPKLKGSGIMRNVMKLGAARKKLYAVAGKKLMEAFGGQLRCMPIGGAFLAPEVEDFLMHSGLPYTVGYGMTETSPLCSGEPPRSARFRSAGRLLQGMEIKIDNPDPETGEGEILVKGPNVMQGYYKAPKVTEEVLMENGFLRTGDLGYIDEDGYIFLRGRLKNVIIGPSGENIYPEEVESIIGECDQVLESIVYRAEGKLVARVHLDYVKFDEERGTGKMIESKARDAVQKHLDSIKKTVNGKVSSFAKLSKVIEQVEPFEKTPTKKIKRYLYIDMEENQKR from the coding sequence GTGAGCCTGCAAGACACCCCGACCCTGAAAAATGCGCTGGCACTGAGTGCCGATAAATATGCTGATCGCCCCGCTGTCTGCTTTGTTGGCGAAGCCCCCATGACCTACCGCGAATTCAAAAAGCTGGTAGACGACATTTCTCTGTTACTTCACAGCCGCAGCATAACCAAGGGCGACAAAGTTGCCATCCTGAGCGAGAACATGCCCAACTGGAGTGCCGCCTATCTTGCCATCACCTGCATGGGTGCCATTGCCATTCCTATACTCACCGAATTTCACGAAGGTGCAGTACATCACATTCTACGCCATTCCGAATCCAAGGCCATCTTCGTTTCCGAACGGTTGACGCCCAAGGTGGATGAGTACGAATCCGACAATCTCCATACCGTCATCACTCTCAATGACTTTTCACTTTCCACTGCTGACGGACTGCGTCAAACTTTCAAGGAAGGCATAATTCAAGCGCGCAAATCTTTTGAGCAGGTCAAAGAGCAGGTCAAGGAACGAATCAGCAAGGAGCTTGAGAAATACACGGACATGGGCAAGGAATACGTTCGCCCATCAACGGAAATCGACGTTAATGACGTTGCCGCGATCCTATACACCTCCGGCACCACGGGAAGCTCCAAAGGCGTCATCCTCACGCACCGCAATATCGTGTTCAACGCCATGGCAAGTGCCAATATCATTGACGTGAACACCGAAGACCGTCTTGTTTCGGTCCTGCCGCTGGCACACACTTTCGAATGTACACTGGGTATGGTCCTGCCGCTTATCCACGGTGCATCTATCCATTACCTTCGCAAGCCGCCCACGCCTAAAACCCTGCTTCCGGCCATGGGCAAGGTCAAACCGACCCTGCTGCTCATCGTGCCGCTGATTATTGAAAAGATCTTTAAGAACCGCGTCCAGCCCAAGCTCAAAGGCTCGGGCATCATGCGCAATGTCATGAAACTCGGTGCCGCTCGTAAAAAGCTCTATGCGGTCGCCGGTAAGAAACTCATGGAAGCCTTTGGCGGACAGCTTCGCTGCATGCCCATCGGCGGTGCGTTCCTGGCCCCTGAAGTCGAGGACTTTCTCATGCATTCCGGTCTACCCTATACTGTCGGCTACGGTATGACCGAGACCAGTCCGCTCTGTTCAGGTGAACCCCCAAGATCCGCCCGCTTCCGTTCTGCCGGACGTCTTCTCCAGGGCATGGAAATTAAAATCGATAATCCAGATCCCGAAACCGGCGAAGGCGAGATTCTGGTTAAGGGCCCCAACGTCATGCAAGGGTACTATAAGGCACCTAAAGTCACGGAAGAAGTTCTCATGGAAAACGGCTTTCTGCGCACCGGCGATCTCGGTTACATTGACGAGGATGGATACATTTTCCTGCGCGGTCGTCTGAAGAATGTAATTATCGGCCCCAGTGGTGAAAACATTTATCCCGAAGAAGTCGAATCCATTATCGGCGAATGTGATCAAGTATTGGAATCAATCGTCTATCGCGCTGAGGGCAAGCTCGTTGCCCGTGTTCATCTCGACTATGTCAAATTTGACGAAGAGCGCGGCACCGGCAAAATGATTGAATCAAAAGCCCGTGATGCAGTACAGAAGCATCTCGATTCCATCAAGAAGACCGTCAACGGCAAAGTCTCCAGTTTCGCAAAGCTCTCCAAGGTAATCGAACAAGTCGAACCGTTTGAAAAAACCCCCACCAAAAAAATTAAGCGTTATCTTTATATAGATATGGAAGAAAACCAAAAACGATAA
- a CDS encoding type I restriction enzyme HsdR N-terminal domain-containing protein yields MHETSMGGTLRDYLSGEEIEETTYEEFRQALAKLLVEELGYPKDSLKAKIDLCFDIDGEEMCRTIDLVIHDKDGLPIMLVMFCAGDVGSYEREAVCAGKLFQGGPVPYVVISDSMDAFLLDAISGKTLAHGMKSVPHYEDLLKMTADYKREPLPAEKRTKIERIFYTYTGFLQGTCCSESCSLPPKK; encoded by the coding sequence ATGCATGAAACAAGTATGGGTGGAACATTGCGCGATTATTTGAGTGGTGAAGAAATAGAAGAGACCACTTACGAGGAATTCCGTCAGGCACTGGCAAAGTTGCTGGTGGAAGAGCTCGGCTACCCCAAAGATTCCCTGAAAGCCAAGATCGACCTCTGTTTTGATATAGATGGCGAGGAAATGTGCCGCACCATCGACCTTGTTATCCATGATAAAGACGGCCTGCCGATCATGCTGGTCATGTTCTGCGCCGGGGATGTGGGTAGTTATGAGCGCGAGGCCGTCTGCGCGGGTAAACTTTTTCAGGGCGGTCCGGTTCCTTACGTGGTTATTTCCGATTCCATGGATGCCTTTCTGCTGGATGCCATTTCCGGCAAGACTCTGGCCCACGGTATGAAATCAGTACCGCACTATGAAGATCTGCTGAAAATGACCGCAGATTACAAACGTGAACCGCTTCCAGCCGAAAAGCGTACCAAGATCGAAAGGATTTTCTACACCTACACCGGATTCCTGCAAGGCACCTGCTGTAGCGAGTCTTGTTCTTTGCCGCCTAAGAAGTAA
- the gdhA gene encoding NADP-specific glutamate dehydrogenase produces the protein MEILELVKNRDPNEREFHQAVSEVVESIKPVLDRNPEYRSAGIMERIVEPERVILFRVPWADDDGDVHVNRGFRVEMNSAIGPYKGGLRFHPSVNLGILKFLAFEQVFKNALTSLPMGGGKGGSDFDPKGKSDMEVMRFCQSFMLELSRHIGPNTDIPAGDIGVGAREIGYMFGMYKKIRNEFTGVLTGKGLNWGGSLIRPEATGYGSVYFAAEMLNAQGQTLEGKTALVSGSGNVAQFTMEKLLELGCTPVTFSDSSGYVYDEKGVDREKLEYIMQLKNVRRGRVKEYVEKYPEAVYTPVDLDQEFNPLWNHKADCAFPSATQNEINGKDASNLVANGVRVISEGANMPTMPEGIEIFLDAGLLYGPGKAANAGGVSVSGLEMSQNSMRLNWPREEVDNRLKHIMHNIHKSCMDTAEHYGTPYNYVNGANIAGFVKVAQAMLDQGVV, from the coding sequence ATGGAAATTTTGGAACTGGTCAAAAACAGGGACCCCAATGAACGTGAATTCCATCAGGCTGTGAGCGAGGTTGTTGAATCGATCAAGCCTGTTCTTGACCGCAATCCCGAATACCGCAGTGCCGGGATTATGGAAAGAATTGTTGAACCGGAACGGGTGATTCTGTTCCGCGTACCCTGGGCTGACGATGACGGCGACGTACACGTCAACCGCGGATTCCGCGTGGAAATGAACAGCGCGATTGGTCCGTACAAAGGCGGCCTGCGTTTTCACCCTTCGGTAAACCTCGGTATTCTCAAATTTCTGGCCTTTGAACAGGTCTTCAAGAATGCCCTGACTTCTCTGCCCATGGGCGGCGGTAAGGGCGGTTCCGACTTCGATCCCAAGGGTAAGTCGGACATGGAAGTGATGCGTTTCTGCCAGAGCTTCATGCTTGAACTTTCCCGGCACATCGGTCCTAATACTGATATTCCTGCTGGAGATATTGGTGTGGGTGCGCGTGAAATCGGCTATATGTTCGGTATGTATAAGAAAATTCGCAATGAATTTACCGGCGTGCTGACCGGAAAGGGCCTCAACTGGGGCGGTAGTCTGATTCGTCCTGAAGCCACTGGTTACGGATCGGTCTATTTTGCTGCTGAAATGCTTAACGCTCAGGGACAGACTCTTGAAGGTAAGACCGCACTTGTTTCCGGTTCCGGTAACGTAGCCCAGTTTACCATGGAAAAGCTGCTTGAACTCGGCTGTACCCCGGTTACTTTTTCCGATTCATCGGGCTACGTCTATGATGAAAAGGGTGTTGATCGTGAGAAACTTGAGTACATCATGCAGCTCAAGAATGTGCGTCGCGGTAGGGTCAAGGAATATGTCGAAAAGTATCCTGAAGCAGTCTACACGCCGGTTGATCTCGATCAGGAATTTAATCCGCTCTGGAATCACAAGGCTGATTGCGCTTTCCCTTCCGCAACCCAGAACGAAATCAACGGCAAGGACGCTTCAAACCTTGTAGCTAACGGTGTCCGTGTGATTTCCGAGGGTGCGAATATGCCGACTATGCCTGAAGGTATCGAGATTTTTCTTGATGCCGGACTGCTTTACGGACCGGGCAAGGCTGCCAACGCAGGCGGTGTTTCCGTTTCAGGGCTTGAAATGAGCCAGAACAGCATGCGACTCAACTGGCCTCGTGAGGAAGTTGATAATCGTCTCAAGCACATCATGCACAATATTCACAAGTCCTGCATGGATACTGCCGAGCATTACGGCACACCTTACAACTACGTGAACGGAGCCAATATCGCAGGTTTCGTAAAAGTAGCACAGGCCATGCTTGATCAGGGTGTTGTTTAA
- a CDS encoding symporter small accessory protein, whose amino-acid sequence MMLGLGSVEIAAVFWLCLLSSFGCVVYGILNWNNRGKPDATALNVEVKGKGDK is encoded by the coding sequence ATGATGTTAGGACTTGGATCCGTTGAGATTGCGGCAGTATTCTGGCTTTGCCTGCTCTCATCGTTCGGTTGCGTGGTCTATGGAATCCTGAACTGGAACAACCGGGGCAAACCCGACGCCACCGCATTGAACGTGGAAGTAAAAGGGAAAGGGGATAAGTAA
- a CDS encoding sodium:solute symporter translates to MVTKIVITCIYLGVIFYLGFKGWQSTKKSTDYMLAGRQMNPFIMAMSYGATFVSTSAIIGFGGAAGLFGFPLLWLTLATIVVGVLIAMVFFGKRTRRMGLALESHTFPELLGRRYDSKFIQGFAGGIIFLFIPVYAAAVLIGISRMMEISFGIPYDTALILISFILAGYVISGGMKAVMYTDAFQGLIMAIMMIILIVSTYSMLGGVTEAHQALTDMVNLMPAKLQKGGMIGWTQGAKFGTPLWLVIYTTIVYGVGIGVLAQPQLAVRFMTVPSDRELNRAVLYGGIFIPLMTGVAFLTGALSNAVFYKEVGKISIAVAGGNMDKIIPMYIEQMMPSWFSALFLLAMLAAGMSTLSSQYHVGGTALGRDFFERFINVPADKSVKITKIGVAITLLAAILWAWVLPPSIIARATAFFFGLCAASFLPIYLLGLYWKGMTKKAAKISMVGGFSASMFWLLFVHVKEAKAIGLCKALTGMDTLVSSAAKGSWIWLLQWVDPNVVALPVSMALAIGVAMITPKMNKEHLKLCWANM, encoded by the coding sequence ATGGTTACCAAGATCGTCATTACCTGCATCTACCTTGGCGTAATTTTCTACCTCGGCTTCAAGGGCTGGCAGTCCACAAAAAAATCCACCGACTACATGCTCGCCGGGCGACAGATGAACCCGTTCATCATGGCAATGTCTTACGGTGCGACCTTTGTATCCACTTCCGCCATCATCGGTTTCGGCGGAGCGGCGGGCCTGTTCGGATTCCCTCTGCTCTGGCTGACCCTTGCCACCATCGTGGTCGGCGTGCTTATCGCCATGGTCTTTTTCGGCAAGCGCACCCGTAGAATGGGGCTGGCCCTTGAGAGCCACACCTTCCCGGAACTGCTGGGCCGCCGTTACGATTCTAAATTCATTCAGGGTTTTGCAGGCGGGATTATTTTTCTCTTTATCCCTGTTTACGCTGCGGCGGTGCTGATCGGAATTTCACGTATGATGGAAATTTCATTCGGTATACCTTACGATACCGCGCTGATCTTAATCAGCTTCATTCTTGCGGGTTATGTAATTTCAGGCGGCATGAAAGCGGTTATGTACACTGATGCTTTTCAGGGGCTGATCATGGCAATTATGATGATCATCCTTATTGTCTCCACCTACTCCATGCTCGGAGGAGTAACTGAAGCGCATCAGGCCTTGACCGATATGGTTAACCTCATGCCTGCCAAACTCCAGAAAGGCGGCATGATCGGCTGGACCCAAGGCGCGAAGTTCGGCACCCCGCTCTGGCTCGTAATCTACACCACAATTGTTTACGGCGTGGGTATCGGCGTTCTGGCCCAGCCGCAACTGGCTGTGCGTTTCATGACTGTCCCTTCTGACCGCGAGCTGAACCGCGCGGTACTCTACGGCGGAATATTCATCCCGCTCATGACCGGGGTAGCCTTTCTCACCGGAGCACTTTCAAATGCTGTATTCTACAAAGAAGTAGGTAAAATATCTATCGCTGTCGCAGGCGGAAACATGGATAAAATAATTCCCATGTACATCGAACAGATGATGCCTTCATGGTTTTCAGCCCTGTTCCTGCTAGCAATGCTTGCAGCCGGGATGTCCACCCTTTCCTCCCAGTACCACGTGGGCGGAACCGCGCTGGGCCGTGACTTCTTTGAAAGATTCATCAATGTTCCGGCAGACAAATCCGTAAAAATCACCAAAATCGGAGTTGCTATCACCCTGCTCGCCGCAATCCTCTGGGCATGGGTTCTGCCTCCGTCCATCATTGCCCGCGCAACCGCTTTCTTCTTCGGCCTCTGCGCCGCATCTTTCCTGCCCATCTATCTGCTGGGACTTTACTGGAAAGGCATGACCAAGAAAGCCGCAAAGATCTCCATGGTAGGCGGGTTCAGCGCATCCATGTTCTGGCTGCTTTTCGTACACGTCAAAGAGGCTAAGGCTATCGGACTCTGCAAGGCCCTGACCGGAATGGATACCCTCGTATCCTCCGCCGCCAAAGGATCATGGATCTGGCTGCTGCAATGGGTTGACCCCAACGTGGTCGCGCTGCCCGTATCAATGGCACTGGCTATCGGGGTGGCGATGATTACGCCCAAGATGAACAAAGAACATTTGAAACTTTGCTGGGCGAATATGTAG
- a CDS encoding PEP/pyruvate-binding domain-containing protein, whose protein sequence is MTDKMRFLGGQSRKFSLYHDLMQVKVRDILLISSPYDAWVMEEDSRISERIVSEYRGLNLSRPPRLTWVSNIDEALELLDVRFFDLVILMPHLTNMDCCDMGRRIKDKIPGIPVAMLAHKQLAVPDEVLCEGTDRQFVWSGDAELLVAMVKNLEDLLNVEHDTSEVGIRVIIVVEDSPRYLASFLPILYKELVRQTQSVLEEGLNSEHRLLTMRARPKILTARTYEEAMVLFEKYEPYILGVISDVRFPRMGILDGNSGIELLKTIKGSRDDIPLLLTSNEPENKERAKAVPASFVDKNSPDLMSEVRKFVMDHLGFGDFIFRDLEGNEVARASSLYSLEKCLRTIPDDIFMQHCISNDISRWFYARTEITLANKLRPLREKDFPDADSHRKHMLSLIRERRMQRQQGVIVSFNPKDFDPDTDFLKIGAGSLGGKARGMAFICSMLARNSWLHEKYKDVVITAPRTLTIGTSGFDDFMEMNDLSYLATTDLEDEKVAEIFSEAFFPGWIEAQLWAYLQEVKYPLSIRSSSLLEDAQYQAYAGLYQTYMIPNDHPDIEQRLQQLVNGIKLVWASTYYKAPKSFSQRVNQRTDEEKMAVIIQEVAGQEYGDYFFPAISGVGQSYNYYPFGKMKPEHGVATIALGIGKSVVDGEQCIRFSPRYPKILPQCPTLQDSLKNAQTSFYGLRMGNGEVYDIHGDANLEKLDIADFEDTVPVRRLASTYLAEEGRIRDTAAIPGPKVVLFAPVLKHKLLPLPGVLTDVLKLAEHGMGGPVEMEFCINLFDDGRKPEFNLLQLRPMSARADLNRIDISEQELKNAVCVSSHALGNAEKEDIVDLLIVRPDCFDVSKTRQIAMEISAINRRLIKQNRRYLLAGPGRWGSADHWLGIPVEWPDISNVSAIIETSSESLKVEPSQGSHFFHNITTLGINYLMVLEKPGDFMNWEWFENQPTIEKGEFISHLRLPAPVILKVDGRSSQGVILPAKGSEDYCLLRECVAE, encoded by the coding sequence ATGACAGACAAAATGAGATTTTTGGGCGGGCAGAGCCGCAAATTCAGCCTTTACCATGATTTGATGCAGGTTAAGGTCCGGGATATACTTCTTATTTCCAGTCCCTATGATGCTTGGGTTATGGAAGAAGACAGCCGTATTTCCGAACGTATCGTCAGTGAATACCGTGGCCTTAATTTGAGTCGTCCTCCGCGTCTGACTTGGGTTTCCAATATTGATGAGGCCCTTGAACTTCTGGATGTGCGTTTTTTCGATCTTGTTATCCTGATGCCCCACCTGACCAATATGGACTGCTGCGATATGGGGCGCCGTATCAAGGATAAAATTCCGGGTATCCCGGTGGCGATGCTGGCCCATAAACAACTTGCCGTTCCCGATGAGGTGCTTTGCGAAGGTACGGACCGTCAGTTTGTCTGGTCCGGTGATGCCGAACTGCTGGTAGCCATGGTCAAAAACCTCGAAGACCTGCTCAATGTGGAGCATGACACTTCCGAGGTCGGGATCAGGGTTATCATTGTTGTGGAAGATTCGCCCCGTTATCTGGCTTCGTTCCTGCCTATCCTTTATAAGGAGTTGGTGCGTCAGACACAGTCCGTGCTTGAGGAGGGACTGAACTCCGAGCACCGCTTGCTGACTATGAGGGCGCGCCCTAAGATACTGACTGCCCGTACCTATGAAGAGGCTATGGTTCTTTTTGAAAAATACGAACCGTATATCCTTGGTGTAATTTCTGATGTGCGCTTTCCGCGCATGGGCATTCTGGATGGAAATTCAGGCATTGAGCTGCTCAAAACCATCAAGGGGTCCCGTGATGATATTCCCCTGCTTTTGACCAGTAATGAACCGGAAAACAAAGAACGGGCAAAGGCTGTTCCGGCCAGTTTTGTGGATAAGAATTCCCCGGATCTAATGTCCGAAGTTCGAAAGTTTGTAATGGACCATCTCGGCTTCGGTGATTTTATTTTTCGTGATCTGGAAGGGAATGAGGTGGCGCGGGCTTCCAGCCTTTATTCATTGGAAAAATGTCTGCGTACTATTCCAGATGACATTTTCATGCAGCATTGCATAAGTAATGATATTTCCCGCTGGTTTTATGCCCGTACTGAAATTACTCTTGCCAACAAGCTCCGTCCGCTCAGAGAAAAGGATTTTCCTGATGCGGACTCCCACCGCAAACATATGCTTTCACTTATCCGTGAAAGACGCATGCAGCGTCAGCAGGGGGTTATTGTTTCATTTAATCCCAAAGATTTTGACCCGGATACGGACTTTTTAAAGATCGGTGCCGGATCGCTGGGCGGCAAGGCTCGCGGCATGGCTTTTATCTGTTCCATGCTGGCCCGTAATTCATGGCTGCACGAAAAGTATAAAGATGTGGTTATTACTGCCCCGCGTACCCTGACCATCGGTACTTCCGGGTTTGATGATTTCATGGAGATGAATGATCTTTCCTATCTTGCCACGACCGATCTTGAAGATGAAAAGGTTGCCGAAATTTTCAGCGAAGCTTTTTTTCCCGGCTGGATCGAGGCCCAGCTCTGGGCTTATTTGCAGGAAGTTAAATATCCGCTTTCCATCCGCTCATCCAGCCTGCTGGAAGATGCCCAGTATCAGGCCTACGCCGGATTGTATCAGACCTATATGATTCCCAATGACCACCCGGATATTGAACAGCGTCTGCAACAGCTGGTAAACGGCATCAAGCTGGTCTGGGCCTCTACATACTACAAAGCTCCGAAATCTTTTTCCCAGCGTGTCAATCAGCGCACGGATGAGGAAAAAATGGCGGTCATTATTCAAGAGGTGGCCGGGCAGGAGTACGGAGACTATTTTTTTCCTGCCATTTCCGGGGTAGGACAGTCCTACAACTATTATCCTTTCGGGAAGATGAAGCCGGAACACGGGGTGGCGACCATTGCCCTTGGCATCGGAAAATCAGTTGTGGATGGAGAGCAGTGCATCCGTTTTTCACCTCGTTATCCTAAGATTCTGCCCCAGTGCCCAACTTTGCAGGATTCTCTGAAAAACGCCCAGACTTCATTCTACGGGCTGCGCATGGGCAATGGTGAAGTGTACGACATCCATGGCGATGCCAACCTTGAGAAGCTGGATATTGCTGATTTTGAGGATACGGTTCCGGTGCGCAGGCTCGCTTCCACTTATCTTGCTGAGGAGGGCAGGATCAGGGATACCGCAGCCATTCCCGGTCCCAAGGTGGTCCTTTTTGCCCCCGTCCTCAAGCATAAGCTTCTTCCGCTTCCGGGAGTTCTGACCGATGTTTTGAAGCTTGCAGAGCACGGTATGGGCGGTCCGGTGGAAATGGAATTCTGTATCAATCTTTTTGATGACGGGCGTAAGCCTGAATTCAACCTCTTACAGCTTAGGCCCATGAGTGCACGGGCAGACCTCAACCGGATTGATATTTCCGAACAGGAATTGAAAAATGCGGTCTGTGTTTCCAGCCATGCCCTCGGCAATGCAGAGAAAGAAGATATAGTAGATCTTCTTATTGTTCGCCCTGATTGTTTCGATGTGTCCAAGACCCGCCAGATAGCTATGGAAATTTCGGCTATAAACAGGAGATTGATCAAGCAGAATCGTAGATATCTGCTGGCCGGGCCCGGACGCTGGGGCTCGGCGGATCATTGGCTGGGAATCCCGGTGGAGTGGCCTGATATTTCAAATGTCTCAGCAATTATTGAAACTTCCAGTGAATCGCTCAAGGTTGAACCTTCGCAGGGGTCGCATTTCTTCCACAATATTACGACCTTGGGGATCAATTACCTGATGGTCCTTGAAAAACCGGGTGATTTTATGAACTGGGAATGGTTTGAAAATCAGCCCACGATTGAGAAGGGAGAATTTATAAGTCACCTAAGATTGCCGGCCCCGGTAATACTCAAAGTTGACGGCAGAAGTTCACAGGGAGTTATTCTCCCGGCTAAGGGCAGTGAAGATTATTGCCTGCTGCGTGAGTGCGTGGCGGAATAA
- a CDS encoding FeoA family protein, which translates to MTKNINLSKILEGRTYAVLGFETETSEYSQKLRKMGFVEGTKIALAPIKISDPMIFEIRGSRIALRKQEADQIKVEEL; encoded by the coding sequence ATGACTAAAAACATAAATCTTTCCAAGATACTTGAAGGCCGTACTTACGCAGTTCTCGGTTTTGAAACCGAAACTTCCGAATACTCCCAGAAGCTTCGTAAAATGGGCTTTGTTGAAGGCACCAAAATTGCCCTCGCACCTATCAAAATTTCCGACCCCATGATTTTTGAAATCCGGGGTAGCCGCATAGCCCTGCGCAAACAAGAAGCTGATCAGATCAAAGTAGAGGAATTATAG